In Spirobacillus cienkowskii, a genomic segment contains:
- a CDS encoding sulfatase-like hydrolase/transferase, translated as MLTLKKRDKFFVKYTTGTLIFLLSFLSVTLFFSSKITYMDQDVSKIFIELSKYSPKLVISIVLKIIFIVLLCCFSLQILSFSLKNKYKFLFGLLFFLSLVIRMGTMYPGTTENFIIFNLFESLRSYIEYFSSLPEHSFIRILIEWFPFIMVFILFTVNLITLMKQLVIQSKLVKKAQSSILIEKLDYESQIFSFQGIHLIGFVIIGSIFLYQISSWFDTNIPENHTNQEQPHVFIFAIDSLRYDRVENSQYSYVMPFLHQFKKQADFVKPMIVGIPRTFPSWVEIATGNYASSTQIKHMFPNRSPRMSEAETVFKKAQDSGYNTLFVSDFAGDIFPRYLFGGSKIVAPTLNLTTLLENNIISFFAPLKSALILPNMQNIFSSILESPEIADPKLIFHTVTKLLKKYSKSTQPIFLTTFFSTAHFPYAVPGPWYSKFQNIKDNGEFIFIKKPDQNPITGEISSDSVPYLTKKKTIELYNGGLNCIDNTLKNIFYELKNKGWLTNSVILVFGDHGENLYDGSLGLGHGDGVGGEFSSVTPLIISLNGKAKVANFNKSNISIVRSIDIAPTISKRINLNFDYKNVDGVDIFDYNSFGNNFPANTAYTESGIWFTSGYLSPEGQARINYPKIFEILSIDEGFNNEFYLQSDYNQPISGVKERSWVNATYKLIARTDKNGVNLSLYLRSDKNSENNLLSNKFINDNYEKISLQMLNNMNAYLSSRGIEIVKNSKKTFFYSENINK; from the coding sequence ATGTTGACGCTAAAGAAGCGAGATAAATTTTTTGTTAAGTATACAACTGGGACTCTTATATTTTTGCTATCATTTTTGTCTGTTACTTTATTTTTTTCTTCAAAAATAACTTATATGGATCAAGATGTTTCAAAAATTTTTATAGAACTATCAAAGTACAGTCCTAAACTTGTTATTTCTATAGTATTAAAAATAATTTTTATTGTTTTATTATGTTGCTTTTCATTACAAATATTAAGCTTCTCATTAAAAAATAAATATAAATTTTTGTTTGGATTACTATTTTTCTTATCTTTAGTCATTAGAATGGGTACGATGTATCCTGGTACAACAGAAAACTTTATTATTTTTAATTTATTTGAATCACTTCGTTCTTATATTGAATATTTTTCAAGTTTACCAGAACATTCTTTTATCAGAATTTTAATAGAATGGTTTCCTTTTATTATGGTTTTTATTTTATTTACTGTTAACCTTATTACTTTAATGAAGCAGCTTGTAATACAAAGCAAACTTGTAAAAAAGGCGCAGTCTTCAATATTAATTGAAAAACTTGATTATGAGTCTCAAATATTTTCTTTCCAAGGTATTCACTTAATAGGTTTTGTTATAATTGGATCAATATTTCTATATCAAATATCGTCTTGGTTTGATACAAACATACCTGAAAATCACACTAACCAAGAACAACCTCATGTCTTTATTTTTGCAATTGATAGCCTTCGATATGATAGGGTAGAAAACTCACAATACTCCTATGTGATGCCTTTTTTACATCAATTTAAAAAGCAAGCAGATTTTGTTAAACCAATGATTGTTGGTATACCAAGAACTTTTCCAAGCTGGGTAGAAATCGCAACCGGTAACTATGCATCAAGCACACAAATAAAACACATGTTTCCAAATAGAAGCCCTCGAATGAGCGAAGCAGAAACGGTTTTTAAAAAAGCACAAGACAGCGGATACAATACTCTTTTTGTATCTGATTTTGCAGGCGATATTTTTCCAAGGTACCTTTTTGGAGGTTCAAAAATTGTTGCGCCAACCTTAAACTTAACAACGCTTTTAGAAAATAATATTATTTCATTTTTTGCACCTTTAAAATCAGCTTTAATTTTGCCAAATATGCAAAACATATTTTCTTCTATACTCGAATCACCAGAAATTGCAGATCCTAAATTAATTTTTCATACTGTAACAAAATTACTTAAAAAATACTCAAAATCAACTCAACCAATATTTTTAACAACTTTTTTTTCTACAGCACATTTTCCCTATGCGGTACCAGGGCCTTGGTATTCTAAATTTCAAAATATTAAAGATAATGGCGAGTTTATTTTTATAAAAAAACCCGATCAAAATCCAATTACTGGAGAAATTTCCTCTGATTCTGTCCCTTATTTAACAAAGAAAAAAACAATTGAACTTTACAATGGTGGACTTAATTGTATTGATAATACTTTAAAAAATATTTTTTATGAATTGAAAAATAAAGGATGGTTAACAAATTCGGTAATATTAGTATTTGGAGATCATGGAGAAAATCTTTATGATGGCTCTTTAGGATTGGGGCATGGAGATGGTGTAGGAGGAGAGTTTTCTTCTGTAACACCATTAATTATCTCTTTAAATGGCAAAGCGAAGGTTGCTAATTTTAATAAATCAAATATAAGTATTGTTAGAAGCATTGATATTGCCCCAACAATATCTAAAAGAATAAATTTAAATTTTGATTATAAAAATGTAGATGGTGTAGATATTTTTGATTATAATTCTTTTGGTAATAATTTTCCAGCAAATACTGCTTACACAGAATCAGGAATATGGTTTACTTCTGGTTATTTATCCCCAGAAGGCCAAGCAAGAATTAATTATCCCAAGATTTTTGAAATCTTATCTATAGACGAAGGTTTTAATAATGAATTTTATCTTCAATCAGATTATAATCAACCTATTTCTGGCGTTAAAGAACGCTCATGGGTTAATGCTACTTATAAGCTTATTGCTAGAACAGATAAAAATGGTGTTAATTTATCGCTTTACTTAAGATCAGATAAAAATTCAGAAAATAATCTTTTGTCAAATAAATTTATTAATGATAATTATGAAAAAATATCTCTTCAAATGTTAAATAACATGAATGCATACTTATCATCTAGAGGAATTGAAATTGTAAAAAACTCTAAAAAAACATTTTTTTATTCGGAAAATATAAATAAATGA
- a CDS encoding alkaline phosphatase family protein, with translation MLKFIKNSLSIKINYYYFILFTIFSNQVLATDNKEIKKKYVIFFVWDGLRYDILSDKKAKKIIPNLLQLASNGIEFKDHHSAYPTFTMNNAQVFATGDYAGKSGFYGNSLYQPWRTNKVYGTAINSKGNNITQQFASPIFTEDYQILKALDQPNQDKPELHEPLVYVSTLLQEAQKANLITAVVGKSGPAFFQDFRGGGYIIDEYHVWPLTFAKELQNHKYALPKLSPNAYKKNELILSLNNGDPTATEKIYYLDDDNKVSDPTKGLSSPFSKKNTYLSDIYINYILPYKKPDLSILWLRNPDTTEHTYGPGTSAYYDALKENDIILGKIISQLKKMDLYDKTNIIIGSDHSHSTILATKRNDLQGYPQLMYPTHKIINNNNNSIIGNAAENKKIIKNNKKILVTNGYSASGNIRTSDLISKANLNISNGNIIKAYDGGNCSFSMEIKGVRNLDGSINKKSAGFNVADGTCIDSKKINRDYTSPSYLVPENLSNNDNIEKVIIAANGGSDYIYVPSNNNEVINELVKFFQRRQEYSAVFVDEKKYKKSGFLPKGTLPLSYIKLDNLNKRNPDIVVSLTSNPNVEINGLQGTEFESTNGFSLRGNHGSFGRNDVHNILLAFGPSFKSKIKNNLPTGNVDVAPTIAKILEIELPNTDGRILLEALKNSNYTANSYKVKTFTVTSDIACNLEIFEPTTHPINFHSKTKNNFIDQDVDSYYTELNIKSLTLKNGVTYLYFDSAEGKRQKGCSEKIKFTHLN, from the coding sequence ATGTTAAAATTTATTAAAAATTCATTATCAATAAAAATAAATTATTATTATTTTATTTTATTTACAATTTTTAGCAATCAAGTACTTGCTACTGACAACAAAGAAATTAAAAAAAAATATGTCATTTTTTTTGTTTGGGATGGATTACGGTACGACATTCTTAGCGACAAAAAAGCTAAAAAAATAATCCCAAACTTATTACAATTAGCTTCAAACGGTATTGAGTTTAAAGATCATCATTCTGCTTATCCTACATTTACGATGAACAATGCTCAAGTCTTTGCAACAGGTGATTATGCTGGAAAAAGTGGCTTTTATGGAAATTCTTTATATCAACCTTGGAGAACTAATAAAGTTTATGGCACCGCCATCAATTCCAAGGGCAACAATATCACTCAACAATTTGCTTCCCCTATATTTACAGAAGACTATCAAATTCTTAAAGCACTTGATCAACCAAATCAGGACAAACCAGAATTACATGAACCATTAGTCTATGTCTCGACTCTTTTACAAGAAGCTCAAAAAGCAAATTTGATAACTGCCGTAGTTGGAAAATCTGGTCCTGCATTTTTTCAAGACTTTCGGGGAGGGGGATATATAATTGATGAATATCATGTGTGGCCTCTAACTTTTGCGAAAGAATTACAAAATCATAAATACGCCCTACCTAAACTAAGCCCCAATGCCTATAAAAAGAATGAATTAATTCTATCCTTAAATAATGGTGATCCTACTGCAACAGAAAAAATATATTATCTTGATGACGACAATAAAGTTTCTGATCCAACTAAAGGATTATCTTCTCCATTTAGCAAAAAAAATACTTATTTATCAGATATATATATTAATTACATTTTACCATATAAAAAACCAGACTTAAGTATATTATGGCTAAGAAACCCTGACACAACAGAACACACGTACGGGCCAGGAACATCCGCTTATTATGATGCTTTAAAAGAAAACGATATAATTTTAGGAAAAATAATAAGTCAACTCAAAAAAATGGATTTATACGATAAGACAAATATTATTATTGGCTCTGATCATTCGCATAGTACAATTTTAGCAACTAAAAGAAATGATTTGCAAGGATATCCTCAGCTTATGTATCCAACTCATAAAATAATTAATAACAATAATAACAGTATAATTGGAAATGCCGCAGAAAATAAAAAAATTATAAAAAACAATAAAAAAATTCTTGTTACAAATGGATATTCTGCTTCTGGAAATATAAGAACATCAGACTTAATTTCAAAAGCAAATTTAAATATTTCCAATGGCAATATTATAAAGGCATATGATGGAGGAAATTGTTCTTTTAGTATGGAAATAAAAGGTGTTAGAAATTTAGATGGAAGTATTAATAAAAAATCTGCGGGATTTAATGTGGCAGATGGAACTTGTATTGATAGCAAAAAAATTAATAGAGATTATACTTCTCCTAGTTATTTAGTTCCAGAAAATTTATCAAATAATGATAATATTGAAAAAGTGATTATTGCCGCAAACGGAGGCAGTGATTATATTTATGTACCTAGCAATAATAATGAAGTAATAAATGAATTAGTAAAATTTTTTCAAAGACGTCAAGAATATTCTGCAGTTTTTGTTGACGAAAAAAAGTATAAAAAATCAGGATTTTTACCTAAAGGAACACTACCGCTATCTTATATTAAACTTGATAATCTAAATAAAAGAAATCCAGACATAGTCGTTAGCTTAACAAGCAATCCAAACGTAGAAATCAATGGTTTACAAGGAACAGAATTTGAATCAACAAATGGTTTTTCTTTAAGAGGAAATCATGGTTCTTTTGGAAGAAATGATGTTCATAATATTTTACTTGCATTTGGTCCTAGTTTTAAGAGTAAAATCAAAAATAACCTTCCAACAGGCAACGTCGACGTCGCTCCAACAATTGCAAAAATTCTAGAAATTGAGTTGCCTAACACCGATGGTAGAATTTTACTCGAAGCTTTAAAAAACTCTAACTACACAGCAAATAGCTATAAAGTTAAAACATTTACTGTTACATCCGATATAGCGTGTAACTTAGAAATTTTTGAACCCACAACACATCCAATAAATTTTCACTCAAAAACAAAAAATAACTTTATTGATCAAGATGTTGATAGTTATTATACAGAACTAAATATTAAATCATTAACTTTAAAAAACGGTGTAACTTATCTTTATTTTGATTCTGCCGAAGGAAAACGACAAAAGGGATGCTCTGAAAAAATTAAATTTACCCATCTTAATTAA
- a CDS encoding amidohydrolase family protein produces MNCNEVIFSKKILLKEGNQYKVYPGYIEISGNKIIKVEKLSLESYQESVKKEMESKKIPAHDFGDRLITPAFINCHTHIAMSFFRALLYNQIKSQNLIEDTFFKAESQLTESDVRAFARLGAYENILNGNGLIWDHYYYGKEVANACVDTGLTAVIAPTLQDVSGPGTHIQTQMLQETYDIHADAVLQKNCVFAALGPHATDTVSEKLWKEIKQISDKLNIPIHCHLAQSFDEVTRVFNKYKKTPVQFLHSLGITKNSASAMLVHGIFINPNDHHLLSDKHCALVFCPFSQMIFQFPSNIIEWELNNLKWFIATDCVASNDSMNLQKELKLIAGFPSFLNTFEKEHYIIKKYNNKTKSEIQAKKNLVKKLQIKFSNNTFLLNKILDGPGSFHKSFKAGLIKPNYLANLIIWDLNHPSMWPGENVTRCLVMGDTTGAIYNMCIGGKWLGKNGAFCQSIIESKNYKESLLEANSRLKILLKKL; encoded by the coding sequence TTGAATTGTAACGAGGTTATTTTTTCCAAAAAAATTCTCCTAAAAGAAGGCAATCAATACAAAGTATATCCTGGATATATAGAAATCTCAGGAAATAAAATTATCAAAGTTGAAAAACTATCTTTAGAATCTTACCAAGAATCAGTTAAAAAAGAAATGGAATCAAAAAAAATTCCTGCCCATGATTTTGGCGATCGTTTAATTACTCCTGCATTTATTAACTGTCATACACATATTGCTATGAGTTTTTTTAGAGCGCTTCTATACAATCAAATTAAATCGCAAAACCTCATTGAAGATACATTCTTTAAAGCAGAATCGCAGCTAACAGAATCAGATGTCAGAGCTTTTGCAAGACTTGGTGCATACGAAAATATTCTCAATGGCAACGGTCTTATTTGGGATCATTATTATTATGGAAAAGAAGTTGCAAACGCATGCGTAGATACAGGTCTCACTGCAGTTATTGCTCCAACATTACAAGATGTAAGTGGTCCAGGGACACACATCCAAACACAAATGTTACAAGAAACTTATGACATCCATGCAGACGCAGTTTTGCAAAAAAATTGTGTTTTTGCGGCATTAGGACCTCATGCAACAGACACTGTAAGCGAAAAACTATGGAAAGAAATAAAACAAATTTCAGATAAATTAAATATTCCAATTCATTGCCATTTAGCTCAATCCTTTGATGAAGTAACAAGAGTATTTAATAAATACAAAAAAACACCTGTTCAATTTCTTCATTCTTTGGGAATTACAAAAAATTCGGCTTCTGCAATGCTGGTTCACGGTATATTTATAAATCCAAATGATCATCATCTTTTATCAGATAAACATTGCGCTCTAGTTTTTTGCCCATTTTCACAAATGATATTTCAGTTTCCTTCAAATATTATTGAGTGGGAGTTAAATAATTTAAAATGGTTTATTGCAACGGACTGTGTTGCAAGCAATGACTCAATGAACTTACAAAAAGAACTTAAGTTAATTGCGGGATTTCCTAGTTTTTTAAATACCTTTGAAAAAGAACATTATATAATAAAAAAATATAACAATAAAACAAAATCAGAAATTCAGGCTAAAAAAAATCTAGTTAAAAAACTGCAAATAAAATTTTCAAATAACACTTTTTTATTAAATAAAATATTAGATGGACCAGGTAGTTTTCATAAATCTTTTAAGGCAGGATTAATAAAGCCCAATTACTTAGCAAATTTAATTATATGGGATTTAAATCATCCTTCAATGTGGCCAGGAGAAAACGTGACACGATGCTTGGTCATGGGAGACACAACTGGTGCAATTTATAATATGTGTATTGGCGGAAAATGGCTTGGTAAAAATGGGGCTTTTTGTCAAAGTATTATAGAATCAAAAAACTACAAAGAATCTTTATTAGAAGCAAATTCAAGACTCAAAATATTATTAAAAAAACTATAA